From a single Bryobacter aggregatus MPL3 genomic region:
- a CDS encoding PilZ domain-containing protein, whose amino-acid sequence MSVVKTDARGWEERRSEARHKASGSVSLRLNEDYQTAFEARLLDISTSGFRARHANSQLRSGQECDFALPGTRGRAKVVWNRTTPEFVESGFLILKYETA is encoded by the coding sequence GTGAGTGTTGTGAAGACGGATGCCCGAGGCTGGGAGGAGCGACGCTCGGAAGCCCGTCATAAGGCCAGCGGAAGTGTCTCACTGCGCTTGAACGAGGACTATCAAACAGCCTTTGAAGCACGCCTTCTAGATATCTCCACTTCTGGCTTTCGAGCCCGCCATGCCAACTCTCAACTGCGCTCGGGGCAAGAGTGTGACTTCGCCCTGCCAGGCACACGAGGACGGGCCAAGGTAGTTTGGAATCGCACCACGCCCGAGTTTGTCGAAAGCGGCTTTCTGATTCTGAAGTACGAAACGGCCTAA